From Salinirubrum litoreum, one genomic window encodes:
- a CDS encoding MFS transporter, protein MTESLVRRLGRFDAVLLTAGLWFLGKFVRFAFPPLFEQLAVVYDVSTAILGGAFSALLLVYAALQFPSGLLSDRLSPVVVIAVGSALSIGAALALSLDGPFVVLVGAMVVIGAGTGPLKTVGMQILSRTYPKQTGRVFGVFDTFGTLGGAVAPAAVVLFAGSPAVFGAGWRTTFLLAGLTGIGVTTAFVLRVPGRMPDESEESPGEDGTVPIREYGTLFREWRFSVFVLVTSLFSFAFNAALAFLPLYFTREAGLGPTTANLLYSSLFVVSFVQLLTGELSDRTGTLLVIALTVGLAAAGLGSVVLLTGVAGPLALGVAVVCFGLGAHGYRPVRGAYLMSVIPASVSGGSLGAVRTIQMLAGASAPALVGVLSETTGLQPAFTLLTAALVLATVLSALLWLADGD, encoded by the coding sequence TGCCGGGTTGTGGTTTCTCGGCAAGTTCGTCCGGTTCGCCTTTCCGCCACTGTTCGAGCAGTTGGCGGTGGTCTACGACGTCTCGACTGCGATACTGGGTGGCGCGTTCAGTGCCCTGTTGCTGGTCTACGCCGCCCTGCAGTTCCCCTCGGGGCTCCTCTCGGATCGCCTGAGTCCCGTGGTCGTCATCGCTGTGGGTTCGGCGCTGTCGATCGGTGCGGCACTCGCCCTGAGCCTCGACGGGCCGTTCGTCGTTCTTGTCGGTGCGATGGTGGTGATCGGAGCGGGGACCGGGCCGCTCAAGACGGTCGGCATGCAGATCCTCTCTCGAACCTACCCGAAGCAGACCGGTCGGGTGTTCGGTGTGTTCGACACCTTCGGCACGCTGGGCGGCGCCGTGGCACCGGCCGCAGTCGTGCTGTTCGCCGGGTCGCCTGCGGTGTTCGGCGCGGGATGGCGGACGACGTTCCTCCTCGCGGGGCTGACCGGCATCGGCGTGACAACGGCCTTCGTCCTCCGGGTTCCCGGTCGGATGCCAGACGAGAGCGAGGAGTCCCCGGGCGAGGACGGTACTGTCCCGATTCGTGAGTACGGAACGTTGTTCCGGGAGTGGCGGTTCTCCGTGTTCGTCCTCGTCACGAGTCTGTTCTCGTTCGCGTTCAACGCCGCGCTCGCGTTTCTCCCGCTGTACTTCACGCGAGAAGCCGGACTCGGACCGACCACCGCGAACCTGCTGTACAGTTCACTGTTCGTGGTGAGCTTCGTGCAGTTGCTCACGGGCGAACTGAGTGACCGAACCGGGACACTCCTGGTCATCGCACTCACGGTCGGTCTCGCGGCGGCCGGACTGGGGTCGGTCGTCCTGTTGACCGGCGTCGCTGGACCGCTCGCGCTCGGGGTGGCGGTCGTCTGTTTCGGCCTCGGTGCCCACGGCTATCGACCGGTCCGGGGGGCGTACCTGATGTCGGTCATCCCCGCGTCGGTCTCCGGGGGGAGCCTCGGTGCGGTCCGGACGATTCAGATGCTCGCCGGCGCCTCCGCGCCCGCACTCGTGGGCGTCCTCTCCGAGACGACCGGCCTCCAGCCGGCGTTCACCCTTCTCACTGCGGCGTTGGTGCTCGCGACGGTCCTCTCGGCGCTCCTCTGGCTCGCCGACGGTGACTGA
- the phnC gene encoding phosphonate ABC transporter ATP-binding protein codes for MLEVTGLEKTYPTGDEALKGVGLSVEGSETVAMIGPSGAGKSTFIRCINRLTEPSAGEIRLDERELTGLDGDALRSARKDIGMIFQEYNLVERLTVMENVLTGRLGYVSAWDAFRRSFPAEDIERAYNILERVGLGDMENKRVDELSGGQRQRVGIARAVIQQPKILLVDEPTSSLDPETSETVMRLLTDIAAEREVPVLINIHEVDLALEHADRIVGLHDGELVFEGSPADLDEAGLDRVYRGAEIPDNTDSASTDGRDDDRDVLSPGDRPLQGET; via the coding sequence ATGCTCGAAGTCACTGGCCTGGAGAAGACCTACCCGACGGGCGACGAGGCGCTGAAAGGCGTCGGGCTGTCTGTCGAGGGTAGCGAGACGGTCGCCATGATCGGCCCGAGCGGTGCCGGGAAGAGTACGTTCATCCGGTGTATCAACCGGCTGACGGAACCGAGCGCCGGCGAGATACGCCTCGACGAGCGCGAGTTGACCGGGCTGGACGGCGACGCGCTCCGGTCGGCGCGGAAGGACATCGGGATGATCTTCCAGGAGTACAACCTCGTCGAGCGGCTGACCGTCATGGAGAACGTGCTCACCGGCCGACTGGGGTACGTCTCCGCCTGGGACGCCTTCCGGCGTTCCTTCCCCGCCGAGGACATCGAGCGCGCCTACAACATCCTCGAACGGGTCGGTCTCGGCGACATGGAGAACAAACGCGTCGACGAACTCTCCGGCGGTCAGCGCCAGCGCGTCGGCATCGCACGCGCCGTGATCCAGCAGCCGAAGATCCTGCTGGTCGACGAGCCCACCTCGAGTCTCGACCCCGAGACCTCCGAGACGGTGATGCGGTTGTTGACCGACATCGCCGCCGAGCGGGAGGTGCCGGTGTTGATCAACATCCACGAGGTCGACCTCGCGCTCGAACACGCCGACCGCATCGTCGGCCTGCACGACGGCGAACTCGTCTTCGAGGGCAGTCCCGCGGACCTCGACGAGGCGGGCCTCGACCGGGTGTACCGTGGCGCAGAGATCCCCGACAACACCGACTCGGCGAGCACCGACGGCCGCGACGACGACCGGGACGTCCTCTCGCCGGGCGACAGACCGCTTCAGGGGGAGACCTGA
- a CDS encoding HAD family hydrolase — MTSADRSADEHTGVDTGPDRRVVLFDMDGVLLEGRGTDGEVHEQALADALSDRDLDPDPETHRLLSGYEYDTDFALGCTRLGVDPVTFYDRRERYSAQRSIERLAAGSRTPYDDVGVLTTLADRYTLGLVSNNYDAVVQFVAEHHGFDAFEHQQGRDPGVRGFYRRKPDPHYLLDAMEALGGTDGLYVGDRATDVLAATRAGLDAVFVERSHNDADSLPVTPALTADSLADFADQLAARGWPSRLSSVGER, encoded by the coding sequence GTGACGTCGGCCGACCGGTCGGCAGACGAGCACACCGGCGTCGATACGGGGCCCGACCGACGTGTCGTCCTGTTCGACATGGACGGCGTGCTCCTCGAGGGTCGTGGAACCGACGGCGAGGTCCACGAACAGGCACTCGCGGACGCACTGAGCGACCGTGACCTCGACCCCGATCCGGAGACCCACCGACTGCTCTCTGGGTACGAGTACGATACCGACTTCGCGCTGGGCTGTACTCGACTCGGGGTCGACCCGGTCACGTTCTACGACCGCAGAGAACGGTACAGCGCCCAGCGGTCGATCGAGCGACTCGCTGCGGGCAGTCGGACACCCTACGACGATGTGGGCGTTCTCACGACTCTCGCCGACCGCTACACCCTCGGTCTGGTGAGTAACAACTACGACGCCGTGGTCCAGTTCGTCGCCGAGCACCACGGCTTCGACGCCTTCGAGCACCAGCAGGGGCGAGATCCCGGCGTCAGAGGCTTCTACCGCCGGAAACCGGACCCGCACTACCTCCTCGACGCGATGGAGGCGTTGGGTGGAACCGACGGTCTGTACGTCGGCGACCGTGCGACGGACGTGCTCGCAGCGACGCGTGCCGGACTCGACGCGGTCTTCGTCGAGCGGTCGCACAACGACGCCGACAGTTTACCTGTTACTCCGGCTCTCACCGCCGACTCACTGGCGGACTTCGCCGATCAACTCGCTGCCCGTGGGTGGCCGTCTCGGCTCTCGTCGGTCGGCGAGCGATAG
- a CDS encoding DUF7503 family protein produces MSDNTIAAYLRENPRLMGVLFTMCLLLAQAGPVAANNSVGLGGP; encoded by the coding sequence ATGTCCGACAACACGATCGCGGCGTACCTGCGAGAGAATCCCCGACTGATGGGTGTCCTGTTCACGATGTGCCTGCTGCTGGCGCAGGCTGGGCCAGTCGCAGCGAATAATAGTGTTGGCCTCGGGGGACCGTGA
- the phnE gene encoding phosphonate ABC transporter, permease protein PhnE, with protein sequence MAADEYTWERFDRRRRLTRFVVFLVAAVTVVGSWQFMDIGVANPDTIPREIADLLTRMYPPDVAYTTQIVGPLIETIHIAALGTIGALVLSVPVALLAAENTTPNAATFWLGKLIVTVSRSVNTIIWALFFVVAFGSGPLAGAVAIAFRSVGFLGKLLGEEIEEIDFGQVEAVRASGASSIQILLYGVLPQIKPALVGLSIYRWDINIRDSTVLGFVGAGGIGVQLFRAVNAFAWQSVAMVLIVILGVVVVTESLSAYTRGLVR encoded by the coding sequence ATGGCGGCCGACGAGTACACCTGGGAACGGTTCGACCGCCGGCGTCGGCTCACGCGGTTCGTCGTCTTCCTCGTCGCCGCGGTCACCGTCGTCGGGTCGTGGCAGTTCATGGACATCGGCGTCGCCAACCCGGACACCATCCCGCGTGAGATCGCCGACCTGCTGACGCGGATGTACCCGCCGGACGTCGCGTACACGACCCAGATCGTCGGCCCGCTGATCGAGACGATCCACATCGCCGCGCTGGGGACGATCGGTGCGCTGGTGCTGTCGGTGCCAGTGGCGCTGCTGGCCGCCGAGAACACGACGCCCAACGCCGCGACGTTCTGGCTCGGGAAGCTGATCGTGACGGTCAGTCGGTCGGTCAACACGATCATCTGGGCGCTGTTCTTCGTCGTCGCCTTCGGCTCTGGCCCGCTGGCCGGGGCGGTCGCCATCGCCTTCCGGTCTGTCGGGTTCCTCGGCAAACTCCTCGGCGAGGAGATCGAGGAGATCGACTTCGGGCAGGTCGAGGCCGTGCGGGCCTCCGGTGCCTCCTCGATACAGATCCTGCTGTACGGCGTTCTGCCGCAGATCAAGCCCGCGCTCGTGGGCCTGTCGATCTACCGGTGGGACATCAACATCCGCGACTCGACCGTCCTCGGCTTCGTGGGTGCCGGCGGCATCGGCGTCCAGTTGTTCCGCGCGGTCAACGCCTTCGCCTGGCAGTCGGTGGCGATGGTCCTCATCGTCATCCTCGGTGTCGTCGTCGTCACCGAGAGCCTGTCGGCGTACACCCGGGGGCTGGTCCGGTGA
- the sod gene encoding superoxide dismutase, with protein sequence MTEYELDPLPYDYDALEPHISEQVLTWHHDTHHQGYVNGWNAAEETLAENRENHEFGSSAGAIRNVTHNSSGHILHDLFWQNMSPEGGDEPAGALADRIAEDFGSYEAWKGEFEAAAGNASGWALLVYDTFSNQLRNVVVDKHDQGAIWGGHPILALDVWEHSYYYDYGPARGDFVENFFEVVDWDEPSARYEQAVELFE encoded by the coding sequence ATGACCGAGTACGAACTCGATCCGCTGCCGTACGACTACGACGCACTCGAACCGCACATCTCCGAGCAGGTGCTCACGTGGCACCACGACACCCACCACCAGGGCTACGTCAACGGCTGGAACGCCGCCGAGGAGACCCTCGCCGAGAACCGCGAGAACCACGAGTTCGGGTCGTCGGCGGGCGCGATCCGGAACGTGACGCACAACTCCTCGGGGCACATCCTGCACGACTTGTTCTGGCAGAACATGTCTCCGGAGGGCGGCGACGAGCCAGCCGGCGCGCTCGCAGACCGCATCGCGGAGGACTTCGGCTCTTACGAGGCGTGGAAGGGCGAGTTCGAGGCTGCGGCCGGTAACGCGTCCGGCTGGGCGCTCCTCGTCTACGACACCTTCTCGAACCAGCTTCGCAACGTGGTCGTCGACAAGCACGACCAGGGTGCGATCTGGGGCGGTCACCCGATTCTCGCGCTCGACGTGTGGGAACACTCTTACTACTACGACTACGGTCCGGCCCGCGGCGACTTCGTCGAGAACTTCTTCGAGGTCGTCGACTGGGACGAACCGAGCGCCCGCTACGAGCAGGCCGTCGAACTGTTCGAGTGA
- a CDS encoding 2-methylaconitate cis-trans isomerase PrpF family protein: protein MTETPHQSSLDGRLIRGGTSRGLYLTPGELPDDADRRDEALVDLFGTPDPLQIDGIGGGNSHTSKVMVVAASDRDDADVDYTFGQVGIENAVVDWSGNCGNLTSGVGVFALLSGLVDPTPPETELTLYNTNTETFIDQVVPVADGRPAVHGDYRVDGIPGTGARIDSYFRDPAGAVTDELLPTGDRVETLTVGGDTYDVSIVDVANPNVLLRARDLGLDGTELPADLQDPDLLDRLELIRGAACERLGLVDDRRDAADERAAVPQIALVSEPQSFTTAGGERVEATDLDVTARIVTTQTPHHSYATTGAMCLAAATHLDGTIPAEFARPATGTDVSIGHPKGTITIGVESSAGAGEPTIDRVRVGRTARLLVDGEFYYHRASE, encoded by the coding sequence ATGACGGAGACACCACACCAGAGCTCTCTCGACGGGCGCCTGATTCGCGGCGGGACGAGCAGGGGCCTTTACCTGACTCCCGGCGAGTTGCCGGACGACGCCGACCGGCGTGACGAGGCTCTCGTCGACCTGTTCGGGACCCCCGACCCACTCCAGATCGACGGCATCGGTGGGGGAAACTCCCACACGAGCAAGGTGATGGTCGTCGCGGCGAGCGACCGCGACGACGCCGACGTCGACTACACCTTCGGGCAGGTCGGGATCGAGAACGCGGTCGTCGACTGGTCGGGCAACTGCGGGAACCTGACCAGTGGCGTCGGCGTCTTCGCGCTCCTGTCTGGACTCGTCGATCCCACGCCGCCCGAGACCGAACTCACACTCTACAACACGAACACGGAGACGTTCATCGACCAGGTCGTCCCCGTCGCGGACGGCCGACCAGCGGTCCACGGCGACTACCGCGTCGACGGGATTCCGGGGACTGGCGCCCGGATCGACTCGTACTTCCGCGACCCCGCCGGGGCCGTCACAGACGAACTCCTGCCGACCGGTGACCGCGTCGAGACGCTCACGGTCGGCGGCGACACCTACGACGTCTCGATCGTCGACGTGGCGAACCCGAACGTCTTGCTCCGGGCCCGTGACCTCGGACTGGACGGGACGGAACTCCCGGCCGACCTCCAGGACCCGGACCTCCTCGACCGACTCGAACTGATACGCGGGGCGGCCTGCGAGCGTCTCGGTCTCGTCGACGATCGACGCGACGCGGCCGACGAACGGGCGGCAGTCCCGCAGATCGCTCTCGTCTCGGAGCCCCAGTCGTTCACGACCGCCGGCGGCGAACGTGTCGAGGCCACCGATCTCGACGTCACCGCTCGCATCGTCACCACACAGACGCCCCACCACTCGTATGCGACGACCGGCGCGATGTGTCTCGCGGCGGCGACTCACCTGGACGGGACGATACCCGCCGAGTTCGCTCGACCGGCTACCGGGACGGACGTGAGTATCGGCCATCCGAAAGGGACGATCACGATCGGCGTCGAGTCGAGCGCGGGTGCGGGTGAGCCGACGATAGATCGCGTTCGCGTCGGTCGGACCGCCCGACTGCTCGTCGACGGCGAGTTCTACTACCACCGTGCGTCCGAGTGA
- a CDS encoding universal stress protein, giving the protein MPERVLVPFDGSPLSEKALDYACETFGSTRITVLYVVDSHRDDTAATGWGDHPSEWDDWLDDRREHAEELFVTARAVASEHDVDVETGVAVGRVVEAIIDAIDFYDADLLVMGTHGRSHLEEFVLGSVAESLVRRSPVPVTTVR; this is encoded by the coding sequence ATGCCAGAACGCGTCCTCGTTCCGTTCGATGGTTCTCCACTCTCCGAGAAAGCGCTCGACTACGCGTGTGAGACCTTCGGCTCGACCCGGATCACGGTCCTGTACGTCGTCGACAGCCACAGAGACGACACTGCGGCCACCGGCTGGGGTGACCACCCGAGTGAGTGGGACGACTGGCTCGACGACCGTAGAGAGCACGCAGAAGAGCTCTTCGTGACTGCCCGAGCGGTCGCCAGTGAGCACGACGTCGACGTCGAGACGGGCGTTGCAGTCGGCCGAGTCGTCGAAGCGATCATCGATGCGATCGACTTCTACGACGCCGATCTGCTCGTCATGGGCACCCACGGCCGATCACATCTCGAAGAGTTCGTCCTCGGTAGTGTCGCTGAGTCACTCGTCCGGCGGTCTCCGGTTCCCGTCACGACGGTTCGCTGA
- a CDS encoding isocitrate/isopropylmalate dehydrogenase family protein, translating into MASHNIAVVPGDGIGPEVVDAALPLVEGAAADSGVTVETTRFDWGTEYYLDHGEMMPDDALDRLAEFDAIFLGAVGHPDVPDHVTLHGLLLPIRKGFDQYVCKRPNVLFEGIESPLRGYEPGDIDFVVYRENTEGEYADVGGREHRGLAHETAVQSAVFTRRGTERIVRAAFEAATRREGHLTSITKSNAQAHSMVFWDEVVADVSEEFPSVDVERLLVDAAAMDLIRRPHEFDVVVASNLFGDVLTDIGAQITGSMGLAPSGNVHPGGEYPSMFEPVHGSAPDIVGEGVANPLATVLSWSLLFEDLEEQRVAADLWQAVVDQLGDDSAPRTPDLGGDAGTEQVVADLQSRL; encoded by the coding sequence ATGGCTTCACACAACATCGCAGTCGTTCCGGGCGACGGGATCGGTCCGGAAGTCGTCGACGCGGCACTCCCGCTCGTCGAGGGCGCAGCAGCAGATTCGGGGGTCACCGTCGAGACCACGCGCTTCGACTGGGGGACGGAGTACTACCTCGATCACGGTGAGATGATGCCCGACGACGCGCTCGACCGACTCGCCGAGTTCGACGCGATCTTTCTCGGTGCCGTCGGCCACCCCGACGTCCCCGACCACGTGACGCTGCACGGACTCCTGTTGCCGATCCGGAAGGGGTTCGACCAGTACGTCTGCAAGCGGCCGAACGTCTTGTTCGAGGGGATCGAGAGCCCGCTCCGTGGCTACGAACCGGGCGACATCGACTTCGTGGTCTACCGGGAGAACACGGAGGGCGAGTACGCAGACGTCGGCGGGCGAGAACACCGGGGACTCGCCCACGAGACGGCGGTGCAGTCGGCGGTGTTCACCCGGCGTGGGACCGAGCGGATCGTCCGGGCCGCGTTCGAGGCCGCGACCCGGCGCGAGGGGCACCTGACCAGCATCACGAAGTCGAACGCGCAGGCACACAGCATGGTCTTCTGGGACGAGGTGGTCGCCGACGTGAGCGAGGAGTTCCCCTCGGTCGACGTCGAGCGTCTGCTCGTCGACGCGGCTGCGATGGACCTGATCCGCCGCCCCCACGAGTTCGACGTGGTCGTCGCCTCGAACCTCTTCGGCGACGTCCTGACCGACATCGGTGCTCAGATTACGGGGAGTATGGGGCTGGCACCGTCCGGTAACGTCCACCCCGGCGGAGAGTACCCCTCGATGTTCGAACCGGTCCACGGAAGCGCACCCGATATCGTCGGCGAGGGTGTCGCGAACCCGCTCGCGACGGTGCTCTCGTGGTCACTGCTGTTCGAGGACCTCGAAGAACAGCGGGTCGCAGCCGACCTCTGGCAGGCTGTCGTGGACCAACTCGGCGACGACTCGGCACCACGGACGCCGGATCTAGGGGGCGACGCCGGGACCGAACAGGTCGTCGCAGACCTGCAGTCCCGCCTGTGA
- a CDS encoding isocitrate lyase/PEP mutase family protein, with the protein MDTRQQLARMVEDDGITVVPGVYDGISARLVEQQGFSSGFLSGAGVSNSRLAQPDVGFLTLPDVADQSREITDAVDIPVWVDADTGYGNAVSVHRTVRRLADAGAAAVMIEDQEWPKRCGHMAGKSVVSFEEAVSKIEAAADARDEHAPEMLLKARTDATEPQGLDEAIERLNAFADAGADVVFADALRSEEAIARVAAGVDAPLSVNMGFGVRSRPTTPLIPAPRLEEMGVDVVIYPRLITAAATAGMKHALTELETAVETREAYEAPDAVVDWAYYTDLIGKPAVDDLEGRFAPDDG; encoded by the coding sequence ATGGACACTCGTCAACAGTTGGCAAGGATGGTCGAAGACGACGGAATAACCGTCGTTCCGGGGGTCTACGACGGAATCAGTGCGCGCCTCGTCGAACAACAGGGCTTCTCCTCGGGATTTCTCTCCGGTGCCGGCGTCTCGAACAGCCGGCTGGCACAACCGGACGTCGGCTTCCTCACGCTGCCCGACGTCGCAGACCAGTCGAGAGAGATCACAGACGCGGTCGACATCCCGGTCTGGGTCGACGCCGACACCGGCTACGGGAACGCTGTCAGTGTGCACCGGACCGTCCGGCGTCTGGCGGACGCGGGTGCCGCAGCGGTCATGATCGAAGACCAGGAGTGGCCGAAGCGCTGCGGCCACATGGCGGGGAAGTCCGTCGTTTCGTTCGAGGAGGCAGTCTCGAAGATCGAGGCCGCAGCAGACGCTCGTGACGAGCACGCACCCGAGATGCTCCTGAAGGCGCGGACCGACGCCACCGAACCGCAGGGACTCGACGAGGCGATCGAGCGGTTGAACGCGTTCGCCGACGCCGGTGCTGACGTCGTCTTCGCGGACGCGCTCCGGTCCGAGGAGGCGATCGCTCGGGTCGCCGCAGGGGTGGACGCGCCCCTCTCGGTGAACATGGGGTTCGGCGTCCGGAGTCGGCCGACGACACCGCTGATCCCCGCTCCGCGACTCGAGGAGATGGGCGTCGACGTCGTCATCTACCCACGACTCATCACCGCCGCGGCGACCGCCGGCATGAAACACGCTCTGACAGAACTGGAGACGGCCGTCGAGACGCGCGAGGCGTACGAGGCACCCGACGCCGTCGTCGACTGGGCGTACTACACCGACCTGATCGGCAAGCCGGCGGTCGACGACCTCGAAGGGCGGTTCGCACCCGACGATGGGTGA
- the phnE gene encoding phosphonate ABC transporter, permease protein PhnE — protein sequence MATGERRWERPTVFPRREIKWAVYAGVVGFFLWSAWGVGADPARIVQGLGSLVSLIGDFLPPSATPRQGERILEKMLESVAMAMVSTVTGILLSIPIAFMAAENLSPKPLYALNRGFISVSRAFNAIIIAIIAVKAVGFGPLAGIITITFKTVGFFSKLLAEDLEDIDMGSVDAVRASGASPIQTLLYGVVPQIIPRFAGLSVYRWDINIRTSTIIGIVGAGGIGSVLLTAFNRYDYQYVTAILLAIIAVVLVAEGVSAVVRRRYQ from the coding sequence GTGGCGACGGGCGAACGCAGGTGGGAGCGGCCGACCGTCTTCCCGCGCCGAGAGATCAAGTGGGCCGTCTACGCCGGGGTCGTCGGCTTCTTCCTGTGGTCCGCGTGGGGTGTCGGTGCCGACCCCGCCCGGATCGTGCAGGGACTCGGGAGTCTCGTCTCGCTGATCGGCGACTTCCTGCCGCCGTCGGCGACCCCGCGACAGGGGGAGCGCATCTTAGAGAAGATGCTCGAGAGCGTCGCCATGGCGATGGTCTCGACGGTCACGGGCATCCTGTTGAGCATCCCCATCGCGTTCATGGCCGCCGAGAACCTCTCGCCGAAGCCGCTGTACGCGCTGAATCGCGGGTTCATCTCGGTCTCGCGGGCGTTCAACGCGATCATCATCGCCATCATCGCGGTGAAGGCCGTCGGCTTCGGTCCGCTGGCGGGCATCATCACGATCACGTTCAAGACGGTCGGCTTCTTCTCGAAGCTGCTCGCGGAGGACTTGGAGGACATCGACATGGGGTCGGTCGACGCGGTCCGCGCCTCGGGTGCGTCGCCGATCCAGACGTTGTTGTACGGGGTCGTCCCGCAGATCATCCCCCGATTCGCCGGCCTGTCGGTGTACCGGTGGGACATCAACATCCGCACCTCGACGATCATCGGTATCGTCGGTGCGGGTGGCATCGGGTCGGTCCTCTTGACCGCGTTCAACCGCTACGACTACCAGTACGTCACCGCCATCCTGCTGGCGATCATCGCCGTGGTGCTCGTCGCCGAGGGCGTGAGTGCTGTCGTCAGACGGAGGTACCAGTGA
- the phnD gene encoding phosphate/phosphite/phosphonate ABC transporter substrate-binding protein has product MLADASSFDPATPAWEDNNYLSNALVDNDYQRGSTVDLENMRGREVDEVPHGEPVQQTPEDESEWLDPDTLVFTESPSEDVQGRFEEDFAVVFDRIEEETGKPVEFSKVNSYAASVEAMRSERAHIANFSTGTTAFAVNLAGAVPFAAGLTPDELFGYRLFATTRADADGIQSVDDFARDDVTVGHSEPASNSGHQAPSALFDQYFDVTAEEDYEVNFSGGHGNTTRGIAAGDYDAGPICSTCFVDTVEAQSDLSFDDFKIVWASAPFPNGPVAYRYNLHPDIQEGIERAYLESDFADTDYQKRTGYDQFVPIDYRTVFKDIMIIQRYNGVEYTESALGS; this is encoded by the coding sequence CTGCTGGCCGATGCGAGTAGCTTCGACCCAGCCACCCCCGCGTGGGAGGACAACAACTACCTGTCGAACGCGCTGGTCGACAACGACTACCAGCGTGGCTCGACGGTCGACCTGGAGAACATGCGAGGCCGGGAGGTCGACGAGGTTCCCCACGGCGAGCCCGTCCAGCAGACCCCCGAAGACGAGAGCGAGTGGCTCGACCCGGACACGTTAGTGTTCACCGAGAGTCCGAGCGAGGACGTGCAGGGCCGGTTCGAGGAGGACTTCGCGGTCGTCTTCGACCGCATCGAAGAGGAGACCGGCAAGCCGGTCGAGTTCAGCAAGGTCAACAGCTACGCCGCGTCTGTCGAGGCGATGCGCTCCGAGCGCGCACACATCGCGAACTTCTCGACCGGGACGACGGCCTTCGCCGTCAACCTGGCCGGTGCGGTGCCCTTCGCGGCCGGGCTCACCCCCGACGAACTGTTCGGCTACCGGCTGTTCGCGACGACGCGTGCGGACGCCGACGGCATCCAGAGTGTCGACGACTTCGCCCGTGACGACGTGACGGTCGGCCACTCCGAGCCGGCGTCGAACTCCGGCCACCAGGCTCCCTCGGCGCTGTTCGACCAGTACTTCGACGTGACCGCAGAGGAGGACTACGAGGTCAACTTCTCGGGCGGGCACGGCAACACGACGCGCGGTATCGCCGCGGGCGACTACGACGCCGGCCCGATCTGTTCGACCTGTTTCGTCGACACCGTCGAGGCACAGAGCGATCTGAGCTTCGACGACTTCAAGATCGTCTGGGCGTCGGCACCGTTCCCGAACGGGCCGGTCGCCTACCGCTACAACCTCCACCCCGACATCCAGGAGGGCATCGAGCGGGCCTACCTCGAGTCCGACTTCGCCGACACCGACTACCAGAAGCGGACCGGCTACGACCAGTTCGTGCCGATCGACTACCGGACCGTCTTCAAGGACATCATGATCATCCAGCGGTACAACGGCGTCGAGTACACCGAAAGCGCACTCGGATCATAG